The sequence AACACTCATCCTGTGCAAGTGAGATCCAAAAACACATGGTTTGATAGGTTTGGTCTGGAAGAATTCCAgcggtctgcacagagccctgattttAACCCCATTAAAATCCTTCAGGattaattaaaacatcaatGTCATCAGTGCGAGCCAAGACTTCTCTTCAaccattagtgcctgacctcacaaatgatcTTTTTATTAAATGGGGTACAAATCCTTCAGACACATGCTGAAATCTTGTGGGACAGATACAAAGAAAAGACCAACTCTATCCacatactttattattattactagtgttgttgttttttaagttAATGGTCACAGTAATTGACCAAAAAGGGCAAGTCAATAACTCATTATTACTGTATGATTGGAGAAGATTTGAtataattagtgttattattattgtggttgATGATACCTGTTGTTAATACTGAAATATATCAGGCTTTAGATTTTAAGTGTAAAAGCTGATTTGTCACTTATTTCTCTCTGTTTTAGGGATGAGCTTCCAGCGTGACTGGTCTAAATTTGAAGGCGTGGCTAACTTCAGCACATTCCTATTAGACAGAAACTCTGGGACACTCTACCTGGGGGCACGAGATGCGATCGTTGCTGTGGAAACTAACAACCTATCAAAATGGCAAAAGGTAAATCTTATTTTTGACAGTTGTACTGAATGAACATAAATGTAAGAGCTAATACAGCAACAAAAGAATTCCCTACCAGGCTAATCGCAAATATAAAGCAATATTAGACATGGATCATTTCCAGCATATGAAAAAAGTCATTTTCATTATAAGAAAATTAAACTGTTTCACTTGAAGGTGATTGAACTGATCTGTTTTGTTCCGAAATAAAAGAGGGTGGTGATTAGCAATTGCAAAATCACGTCTCAGTAAAGCGCATCACATTAAACAGTCATCAGAGCCAGAATACAATGAGAGACTAATCTGATGAAGGGGTTTCATTAGAAAGCTGGGCTTGCTCTTCAATGACCTCATCTCCTCTGCTTGGTCCATTTCACTAAACAAATTACCCCCATCTCCAGCTACCTCTCCAACCGTCCCTGATTTTCCATTATTCCTGTGActagtgatgtgtgtttgtatatgtgtgtatttgtttttgaCCACATTTAAGGCAGGTATATTAGTTGTAGACTATTTAGGCTGAGCTTGTTGCTTTGGGTGGCATTTTACTATGATGtttgtctgttaggattttaatgtcatgttttacactttggttacattcataacagaaacggtagttactcattacacgaggTTTAGCAGttgacaagtttaatgtcaaacacagtcatggataactttgtatctccaattcacctcacttgcatgtctttggactgtgggtggaaaccggagcacctgaaggaaacccacgcagacacggggagaacacgaaaactccacacagaaaggatccggactgcCCTATCTGGGGATCCAAACCCAGGacacggtgctacccactgagccaccatgccgcccactaTGATGATAAACCCCATTAAATACTATATGATACATTTAACAGAACTATTATGGTCAATCACCTTATCTTACAGGTGTTGCATATTCCTTCAGATAAGGTTTCTCTTTGAaatggaaaaaagaaagaaacccaCCAATGGCTAGGAGCTGTCCAGTATCTAGGAGgaatttaattataaaaatactcAATCAcatgttaaaagaaaaaaaaaattcatattGAGCCAATATAATATTGAGCAATCTGTTCAGGCCAcagaagtttctccacaccaaaatCAGCACTGACACTTTACAAAAGCAACAGTACagtgtgtaatgtttgttttattacgATTAATTATTAATCCAGTTTTAAAATTCAATTCATTCTGGATTTTTATGACACAATGTGCTGTGAACCTCTTTTTTCTAGCACTGTTAGATAAATGAAATATATGACATCAGCAGTTGAGTTTGTGTCAGAGAATTAAGGCTTCCATTAACTGCAGATGTCTGTGTCCATAACTAATAGTTCCTGAAGATAAACGCTGCACCAGTGAGCAAACTCAGGTGAAATTGATGTTAATTATCCTTAACGCcctggtggtgcagcggtaaatcaCACTAGCTTACTACAGGTGGAGATAGCCAGacagcctagctattgggaggtgggtgcacttgtcagtgcttgGATGAAATAACAAAGGCTGAGTCAGGAAGGACATCCAGGATAAAAACTCTGCTGTCATGACCCCTAAATAgaggagcagccgaaagaaaaaataatgctTACCACTCTCACTagctaataaaatacattatacattaattACAGGGAAATGCATGATTCATATTTCTAAAATCATAAAATTCAAACATACATGTACAagtaatgatgttattttttttGGTAATGCTTTTCCCTTCCAGAGTTTGGATGTTTGAACATTAGTTTATTCCTCATACAGATAGGCTAAGCTTGTTGACATTTGTTAATATTCTGTATTTAGTGCTTTGCCCATGAGTATCTAATAGatacataaaaattaaatactgcCTGCACAAGTTCTTAATGATCCCTAACATATTTATTAAACCAGATgaatatttgcatatttatttaacGTTTCCCTGTTTTAATACTTCAGTTTTAATACTTCTACTTTTGCTACTGCTGCTCTTTGCTAGATTTCCTGGACTGTTCCTGATGAAAAGAGGAAATCCTGTGTGGCTAAAGGAAAGACTGAGGTGAGTGCTGTAACTTTGTATATGTTTAAAGCTTCTGAGCAGTTTGAAGTCTGTTTACTGTAGTGCACAAATgagtaactgtgtgtgtttctactTGGTGGagcatttttgtaaatcttatttttgtaaataatccCTGAATTTCAGTTTACCAGCAGTTCTTAAGAGAACTGTTTTAGCATGCTCGAACTTACACTGTCTTGGCCTCTCTGTGTGAAGTTGCATATGGGGTGCTGATGTGTACGAGTGATATAATTAGGCCACTTTGTGGCTGCTTTCTACCAAACATTCTGTTCTGTGGTGATGATTTGGGAGCTGTGAATGACTGACAGAAGGGAAAAGGCCCAAAGGATGGTAAATAGGGGACTTATTACagtctaataaaaaataattacaaagaaCCCTCAATCAACTgattaatgaaattaaaatagaaGTAAAAAATTTGGAAGCATGTTATTTCAGATGTCAGTTTTTCTAAATTAAATGTAGCTTTTTAATACACTTTTAATCCCCTGCTGGTCTAGAAAACATTGATGTAGATGATGTgtctattttatattaattattaatgccTATTGTGCACCAGAATCAGCCATTATCTGTAATGTCTCGGCACTAAAAAGATTGTGGAGGTTTTTTAGAGTTGGTTGTCAGTATAACTATTACAATTCACTAAAATCACTAAAACCTTACATGTTTAAACAAGTATGAGTTTAATAATTATGAGTTATATTTAagttaataataagaataaatgtacTCAATTGGCTTTGACTTTAATTCTTGGCCTTATAATATCTTATGCCATAAGAAAATGTGATttaattttgtaattttgttccATGGAAATAGAACTTGGAAATGCACTGAtgacgtttacatttacatttttggcatttagcagacgctcttatccagagcgacttacagaagtgcttccatagtagacatttcctactctagtttaagtggacaacagtcgaagaacacaaatctgctaaaacctgttagaaccaaaattttttttttttttttggaagaaatggataagagcattagtaaataagtaagtataaGTCAGCTCTCTCTTACGTTTATTCTATTACAATAGTCAGGGTGTCATGTAAAGCTCTTATTCTCTTGTATTATACAAATCAGAAAACATTACCAGGCTGCCAAGTGTATCGTgtaaagggccagtgatagctcagtggttaaggtactggactagtaaaccgaaggttgccggttcaagccccgccaccaccgagtcgccactgttgggtccctgagcaaggcccttaaccctcaattgctcattgtgtaagtcgctttggataaaagcgtctgctaaatgctgaaaatgtaaatgtaaactatgCATTGTAGGAACATGGTTAGTTTTCTTTAGTGTAGAGGGTTACTCTGTACTCTGCTTCCCCCTTCAGGTGGACTGCAATAACTACATCCGTCTGCTAGAGTTTCTGAAAGATGGACGAATCTATGTCTGCGGCACCTATGCCTTCGACCCCCAGTGTGCCTTTCTGGTAAGTGCATGTGTATTACAGGTGTGTTCATCTTTTTACgactaaaatgaacaaaagaataaaaagatgaacaaaattaacaataaaatagtaaaatatactCAAACTATTTACAGatgttaaaaattaatttaaaaaaaaaagacaacacaAAAGCAGACACTTCCAAAATTCCTTTAATTTACAAAGCTTAAGACAACAAATGTTAACTTTACTAAATATAGCAAAACTGTCACACACATCTTTTCCACAACCATTCCTGAATTCCCATGGTTTTAAACTCATTACTGTTTGTTTATGCAAAGCCAAACCTCCTTTATCTATTCATAAAATcattaatcaatgcagttttataGTGAAAACATCATTGGTTTTGGTCTTTCTGTTCTTCCTTATTTAGAATACCTCTACGTTTTCTCTGGAAACTGAGGATGGCAATGTGAAGATGGAGACAGGAAAAGGGAAATGCCCTTTTGAGCCCAGCCAGCACTATACTGCAGTCATGGCAGGTATGAGACCCTAACAACCCTGCTGGCTTGTTCTCATCATTCTTTTTCATTATTTGCTCACATTCTTCATTTTTTAACTCACTGTCTGTTTCAGGAGGGACTCTGTACACTGCTGCCACTAGTAACTTCCTGGGTACCCTATTCGACATTTCCAGGGCAACAGGCATCGAGCAAGAGCGCATCCGGACTGAGCGATCTATCAACTGGCTCAGTGGTgagagacacacacatgcaacaaACACACTCAGGCATGCATACACTCATTCAACAGAACTAATCACTGCACTAGCACAATCTGGCACTGGCTGGCCTGGGTTTCCTGATGTGTAGCTTTCACTCAGTGATCTGGgtcaccagcattgtagaacaCACATTGTCCTTCCTCTGCTGTTAAGGCCTTTAGcatttatctgctccacttggTGAAAGTCTTGCCTCCAGCTCAGCGTAACAGCAGGAAAAGAGCAGCATGCTCAGTGACctatagatttaaaaaaaataaaaaataaataaaaaccacaATGTTAAGAAAACCTACACATCAGCCCATGTCTTTATTGGCCTCTCTTTGTGCAGAGGAACAAAGTAAGGCTGGAATAAGAAATGACCTTTCCCAGACTGTTTTCatgaagttggaagcatatacgttattttaaatgtacacacCTCTGTAGATGTCATTTGCGTTATTGATCCGTATGGGCCAGCAGCAATGGCCTACGGATAATACCCCCCACATGAGGCCAAAAGTGCTGGCCGTAAGGAAAAGGttcatttaaaatttattaaaaagatTACTAAGCCTGCCAGGGGGAAACATGGGAAAAGTGTGCCACTATTTTATACAAATAATAGCGTGCATCTCATATGTATCTAAATACAGATCCAGAGTTTGTCGGCTCAGCATTTATCAAAGAGGATGAAATGAACAACCCTACACAGGAAGACGACAAGATCTACTTTTTCTTTACTGAGGTTGCCAAAGAATACGACCTTTACACCAAAGTTAAAGTGCCCAGAGTAGCACGAGTGTGTAAGGTAGGAAGTAGAGCATGTTACTTTTAATCCTGTTTAAAGCATCTgagcgctgtgtgtgtgtttactcagCTTTTAGTTTCAATGTGCACACAAATGCAATGTTCCATTCGTTTCTCTCAGTCTGATATTGGGGGAATGAAGACCCTGCAAAGACGTTGGACAACGTTTCTGAAGGCTCAGTTGGTGTGTGAGGACCGAGCGAGTGGTCAGCGCTTTAACATTCTGACCGATGTCTTTACCAAACAGCACCAACCAGGAGACCCCAGCAGCACTCATTTCTACGGCATCTTCACATCACAGTGGTGAGTGATCACCTTACACTATAGTCAAAGGTAATATGTGGTATATttataagtgtttgtgtgtagggaAAGGGAGGCGATGTCTGCAGTGTGCGTTTACAGTCTGGATGACATCATTAAGGTGATGAATGGGCCATTTAAAGAGCTGAAGAAGAGCTGTGAGAACTGGATGAACCCTGAACCAGTACCCACACCCAGACCAGGCCAGGTATAACCACAAACAATACAGTACCAGTAGATACTCTTATCCTGCATTAACATGTTTGTGCCGGCTGTGCCATTGCTTCACTCACCTTGCCACTGCACTATGTATACACATCTTCATGTTTATAACAGACTGTTCGCAGAGCTTACTGGTTTTAAACGCAACCTAGCAGGTCTGCCTTTACATTAACTAAAAATACTGAACTAATGAAATACTAGCAATTAGAAAGTATATTGATCTGTTTAAAATACCTTGTAACCCCATCTGCATTTTGGGCAACCCCAACTGAAGTCTATACAAAGGTTAAAAAGCACTACTAGCTGTTAGTGACTGGATGTGTGATAAAATACCACCATTTCCAGGAGTATTCCTGTCTTATAAACCATATAAACATTGTTACATGGATTATTCTCTTCTGATGCTGAGTTTTCTGTATGCTGAAATCTTCTGAAGGTTCTTTGTTCTGCCATCTTTGCAGTGTCTGAATGCGGCTCTGAAAGCAGAGGGCTTTGATTCATCTCTGAAGCTGCCTGATAAAGTACTGACATTCATGCGAGATCACCCCTTGATGGAGAACAGTGTGGTGTCAACACCCCTGCTGGTTAGGAGTGGAGTTGCATACACCAAAGTAGCGGTCACTCTGACGCGCGTCTTCAATGGCAACAGCAGACTAAATGCTACTGTCCTGCATCTTGGAACAGGTGAGAAACACACTTGCAATATATTCCCCTGCCTGAAAtctttctatttttaatatCTGATATTGTTTCTAATGCATGTAAAGATCGTGGGGAGCTTCACCGAGTTGCAGTGGTGGGACAGAACACAACACTTCTGGAGGAAATCCCTCTTTTTCCAGCTTCAGAACCAGTCAACAATATCATCCTTTACAAGGTAAAATAAGATCAACTTTAAACAGTGGAATTTTATGTATTTGcagcatttatttaaatgtctataccacctttatttttatgtttaggaTAACTATGTCATAGtaagtttttatattttattagtaataataataagacaaaACAACTAATCAAAATGGTTGCaagcttttttttgcatttattaatcACATTGCTCAGCACTGATCAGTACCACAATTGGGCAGAAATTGCTAAATGTAAAAGTTATTTAGTTACACTACCACTAGTCCTATTTGcccataaatgtgtgtgtttatttaaattacacTATATGGTATAGTACTATattaagtatttggacacatgactatgagcttgttggatgtcctatttcaaaaacaaatggtactaagtgtgacctctgtgtgatcttttcagctataacaagtCACTCTTTTGAGAGGAATTCTCACAAGACTCACAAgtatgtgcccattcagtcaaaagcgtTTGTATGTGTGGGCACTTggttggtcaggaaagcctcaattgatgttccaattcattccaaagctgtacaGTAGTGCAGACGTCAGGTCTTCGTGTAGGTCTCttcaaaccaagcttttcttcatgtctttatagaccctgATTTGTGCAGAGGCACAATATTGCTGCAACAGTAAAGTGCCTtccataaactgttgctgcaaagttgaaagtcTATAATGTCCTTTGTAGGatgtatttattacacctgttagcaattgttacAGCcgaaacacagaaacacagattCAGCTTTAAGACTGATGGTTTTGTTTCTCACAGGATGAGGCTGTGGTTGGTTCTCCCCTCTCTCTGGTGAAGTTGTCTGTAGAAGGATGCTCCATGTACCTTACTTGTGAAGTATGCGCTCGTGCTCGTTCACTCGGCTGTGTGTGGAGAGAAAAGGTCGGGGCATGTGATCGAGCCATCACTGAGTGAGtccctcacacagacacaccagatATTGTTCATCTCTGTTCGTTTTCTAATTTCATTATTACTACTGGGTTTCAGATCAGGTGAGGTGCTGAAACATGAGGACTTGGTGAGCCAGTGTGGCAGTGGTGAAGGTGTGTTTCATTACTGTTCAAATTAAAACTGACATGGCACCATTGACAAAAAAACACCACCTACCATTTCTTATAAATGTTTTGTGAAATTTAACTTCATTATTTAACCAATATAAGATGTTTCATTTACTAAAGATAGAATGTTTCAAATAATGCAGGTTATAAAAAGGAGGATATAAATAATTACTGTTTTAAAGATTTGAAATAGTAAAAACAAATGCATGCATGCTTTTTGGGTAAACTGGTGCATGCATAAGTACTgtagtaaattaattaatgaataaaaaaaaaaaaaaaagatctaccaatcagagaaaaatatataaaacatcaGTACCAAGGACGTTCAGTGATATGCTTGCTGAAAAAGGAAGGCATAAAGTGATTATAATTAAGATATTTAAGTAGTGTTACATTTGCAGCATGTAGTAGATGCTTTAATCcacagtgacttacagttatgcccaatacaatacaagcaataCAAGCAATGGAGGGCaaggggtcttgctcaggggcccaacagtggcaacttggtggtggtggtgggccttgaaccagcaaccttccgatttctggtccagtaccttaaccactcagcTACCAAAAACACTAccaatattgtttaaaaaaacactaatacaaTCACAGTAAACGATTCTGAGAAACTATATTTATGCACCAGTTCAGTGCAGCTCTACCCTAAACACTTCAGATAAGTGGTTTCATATGTGGATGCATTAGAAAATACTTTATGATTGCATTGTTATTTACATAGCCTATGCTCTTATTTTGTTCAGtctgtattaaaatattctttttCCTGTAGATCGCTGCTCTCCTGTAAAAAGAGAGCTACATGTGGTGGAGGGACTGCACGTGCTGTTGCCCTGCGTTCAGGTATCACCTCGACCCTGCTACTGGCAGCACCCAGATCAGAGACACACACGCCGCCACCACTCTGACCTGGAGGTGCGAGTTACACAGGAAAGCAAGGGCACCTACGTATGCTACTGTGAGGAAGCTGGGCGGGACCAGCCACCCTGTCGCCAGGCTGAATACGAACTTGTCCTGGATGAGCCAAGCATAGGCAGCATTGCCAAGCTAGCAGGCAACCGGCAGTACATTTTTGGTTACATACTGTTCTTCGTCATGGGTTTCCTGGTATGCGGcgtatttgtgtttttatctcGCAAGCGTCGAAACAGAAGAGGAGTCAGTCACTCTTCGTCAAGGTCTGAAAAGGGACGAGACCTTTTGCCATCTTCAGACACGCCCCAGTCACCCAGCAGTGCCAGTCTGCTCTCGGAGGGGGTGGCATTTGCAGAGAAAAGGAACGGGACGCTGAATGGCCACGGCGGTCACATGGTACATACGTGTATTTACACTAATTCTAGTGGCCTGAAGCTACAGGATTCAGCGGTGAACCTGGCAGAGGAGCTGGATGGCCGAGAGAGGGCCGGACCTGAGGGAGAGGAGGAGGGCCTCGGAGAGGGGCTTAGTGAAATAGGGGATGGACTAAAGGGATTAGAGGAAGAACTTGCTAAGCTTCAGATGATAAGAGGAGCTCCACTGGCACAGTGTGAGGAAAGCTCAATCTAAGAACATGCACACAAAAAGAACTTATGACCACAGAATAAACTCACTTACACCTTTAATTCCACCTGATCGTTTAACATGTAGCAAGACTGGTGGAGTGAACAGGTGAAGTGCATGAAGACTTGTGAGCAAACACTCATGCACTCATTAAGTACTCACAATCTTGAGAAAAGTAAAAAGCTTTCAGAAGTCACAGTGTGTGATGTGTTGTTTTGCTGTGTGGCTAGAAACAAGTGTGTGTCATTGCACTCCCCCCAGCCATTTCCAACAGTCACACACTTCATGAACTTTGTGCagtatatgtgcatgtttattatatttctgGGTTTTTAACCCAGCTTTGAGTGTATCCTCACGTATGTACCATAAAGCAGAACTTTAAGGTTCAGTGAGCAAATATACTCAGGCCTAAAAAGCATGATGAAGGTTCAGCATCACTAGGGcgactttaaataaacaaatactgtattttaacATTGCCCATGCACTAAATGAACAAagagacaccccccccccccccttctatTTATTGAATTATTGTGTTTCAGCCAAAAGAACTGCTAAcagatataataaataaaaaaattatatacttccaactttgcagcaacagtttagggaaggccctttcctgttcaagCACAAATGtctccctgtgcacaaagtaaggacatgaagaaaaccttgctttaaagaaactccagtggcctgcacagagccctgaccacagCTCCActcagctttggaatgaactggaacatcagcggAGGCTTTCttcaccaacatcagtgcccagccatacacatgctcatttgattaaatgggcacaaattcccacagacattccTTGTGAGAAGTCAGAAGAAGTCTTTCTATAGCTGAAAAAAGATCACAAGAGGTCACTATTTTATAACCATTTGTTCATGAactgggatgtctaacaagttcatggtcaggtgaagTAAATGTTTATGCAGTACATTACTACTCACTTAAGAACTGTCTGGTCATTTTGAATGACTGTAATGTCATTTAGGTTTAAATTCTAACCTACTCGTATCCACAGCaggaaataaaatgtaaacctTTACTTATcgattaattcatcaataataaCAATTTTCTATTTCGATATTAAATACTATTTAACTAGGAAAAACAGTTCTCTAAATAACAAACATGTTCTCTAAATATGTTAGGTTATGTAAAAAGCAATTTCAAAAATGTTAAGCTATCCACATGGAATAGTTGGCTGAACTTTAGTAAAGGGCAAAAAACACACTGGATGGACATGATAAGCTACTAGTGCACAGTAAGAGCACCCAGTACTCAAACATTAGACAGACTTTATGCATAAAGCATTAAACATATAGTGAAGGACCATCATCAAACCTGCTAACAAAAGCACATATGCAGGTTACAGTCTTAAAGAAATCCATGATGGAGAAAAGCATTATTCTAACCAGGGTTTCTATCTATGCACTCCTCTATGATTTATTGATAAAGATGGGCCATCATTAATATCTAATCTGAGAGTACACATAAAGGCTGACTGCGTACACAGATTGATTCGAAGATGAGTTAATGTGCTGCACCAATTCTGCATCAAGAGCAGGTTTGGAAAGTAGATCCTCATCCGTTCTAAGACTATTAAGCATTACAAGAATGCTGTTCAAAATACTGCTGAGGAGTAAAGAAAACGGAATATACTGACAAAGTGCTCGTCATCAAGTGAAGCTAAATGTTCTGATTCTGCAGAGAACTGAAAGCTACTCTTAATCAGACTTGTATTTTCATTAGCCATATCCTGTCTGTTAATAATGTTGTATATTTGTGAGTATGTTTTGgaattttgttcttttttattatattttatctcTTGTTTAACAGTCTGAATGTTTGTCTAGTTTGAAGGATTCACTGCCATTTATCTTAGAATGTCCGTTCTTTTTAACATGATCATTTAATGTAAAGGGAGAGTAACACTCAGGACTCTGGAATTTCTTTCTTCAGCTTGTATGCTACCGTCAGAACAATCACAGGTACATATTTATCAGAAAAGATCAACAACAGTTACAAATGAATCAATTATTCCTGAGTGGTACTTTCACTGGTGGTTTATTGTTAATAAGGAAATTTATTGTTCATTATTGTACAAATGTTATattgtacagttttatttttataatttatgaaataaatgtacatttgttttaaatttgatttgtttgtgtgagtaccttttttttttttttttataataaaataaccctaaccctaatccacTGTCCATTCTGATGTCTTGGTCTCAATGATTtgtgtataaatatttattaaaattgaaCAGTAGAAGATCTAAAATCGTTACATCCCCACCACAAGCATTGGCACATCTGGTAAAGCACCTGGAAAATAAAGTCTACAAACTACTCCTAGCAGTA is a genomic window of Trichomycterus rosablanca isolate fTriRos1 chromosome 4, fTriRos1.hap1, whole genome shotgun sequence containing:
- the sema4f gene encoding semaphorin-4F, with the protein product MELATCLLAGLLALCLPLYSWTAALSDHEGMSFQRDWSKFEGVANFSTFLLDRNSGTLYLGARDAIVAVETNNLSKWQKISWTVPDEKRKSCVAKGKTEVDCNNYIRLLEFLKDGRIYVCGTYAFDPQCAFLNTSTFSLETEDGNVKMETGKGKCPFEPSQHYTAVMAGGTLYTAATSNFLGTLFDISRATGIEQERIRTERSINWLSDPEFVGSAFIKEDEMNNPTQEDDKIYFFFTEVAKEYDLYTKVKVPRVARVCKSDIGGMKTLQRRWTTFLKAQLVCEDRASGQRFNILTDVFTKQHQPGDPSSTHFYGIFTSQWEREAMSAVCVYSLDDIIKVMNGPFKELKKSCENWMNPEPVPTPRPGQCLNAALKAEGFDSSLKLPDKVLTFMRDHPLMENSVVSTPLLVRSGVAYTKVAVTLTRVFNGNSRLNATVLHLGTDRGELHRVAVVGQNTTLLEEIPLFPASEPVNNIILYKDEAVVGSPLSLVKLSVEGCSMYLTCEVCARARSLGCVWREKVGACDRAITESGEVLKHEDLVSQCGSGEDRCSPVKRELHVVEGLHVLLPCVQVSPRPCYWQHPDQRHTRRHHSDLEVRVTQESKGTYVCYCEEAGRDQPPCRQAEYELVLDEPSIGSIAKLAGNRQYIFGYILFFVMGFLVCGVFVFLSRKRRNRRGVSHSSSRSEKGRDLLPSSDTPQSPSSASLLSEGVAFAEKRNGTLNGHGGHMVHTCIYTNSSGLKLQDSAVNLAEELDGRERAGPEGEEEGLGEGLSEIGDGLKGLEEELAKLQMIRGAPLAQCEESSI